The proteins below come from a single Papaver somniferum cultivar HN1 chromosome 11, ASM357369v1, whole genome shotgun sequence genomic window:
- the LOC113321241 gene encoding G-type lectin S-receptor-like serine/threonine-protein kinase At1g11300 isoform X2, producing MRLQSYVLTFFFVASLSIGSAVLGTTITATQFVTDPETIVSSKDGIFRLGFFSLGDSRNRYVGVWYNNIPGPTIVWVANRDHPLNDSSGVLRIASDGNIVVLDGQGKLCWTSNVTTVLVSHQLVAELLDTGNLVLRESSPNYNHNEGRYIWQSFDHPTNTLLPKMQFGVNLRTGKKQTITSWKNNSDPSTGDFTLELDPYVIPQLILKYGAQKKWRSGPWVEEFIGMDHPDSDFKLEKDYSKGKQWHEEKKQWLISWSSDIYNKCGPFGIYKQYSKTCSCMRGFEPKFTNEWKDGNWSGGCSRRKALQCEMFSSERSKVKEADGFLEVDMWNVPDYYHLSQGISYVQCHDKCLHDCSCIAYSYSNYDPNFGCMWWTRDLIDARETSEQLGFNLHIRVANSELDKEWDVKIILRTSVVIGIVLTSVSSYFCWIFTRKQVRSCLRWIGDQSGFIYLYFLYLIGKMKRGMRKSVEWERKRRYRTRKKKRIERSFVHSDEDYSYGREHSDSEMLIEENTEVRVIDFKTLAVATNNFSEANKLGQGGFGSVYKGMLRDGQEEQEIAVKRLSMNSEQGSQEFKNEVSVISKLQHRNLVRLLGCCTYGEEKMLIYEYMPNKSLDAFLFDPKMRGLFDWKRRFEIILGIGRGILYLHRDSRLRVIHRDLKASNILLDEELNPKISDFGMARIFGSSELLQANTRKVAGTFGYMSPEYVIEGRLSEKSDVFSFGVLLLEIVSGKKNSSLCNQELSLRLLAHAWQLWNENNALALVDPTLVLSETSFEVEILRCIHVGLLCVEEFAVDRPTMATTLSMLTSEIATLPAPKNPAFTERRFSSDSSSSRKISNNDISITILGGR from the exons atgaggctaCAATCTTATGTTTTGACCTTCTTTTTTGTAGCTAGTTTGAGCATTGGCAGTGCAGTATTAGGCACAACTATTACAGCAACACAATTCGTAACTGACCCTGAAACTATAGTTTCCTCAAAAGATGGAATTTTCAGATTAGGCTTCTTTAGTCTTGGCGATTCTCGTAATCGCTATGTTGGAGTTTGGTACAATAATATTCCAGGGCCAACCATAGTATGGGTTGCAAATAGAGATCACCCATTAAATGATTCTTCTGGAGTTTTGAGGATCGCCAGTGACGGAAATATTGTGGTTCTTGATGGGCAAGGGAAGCTATGCTGGACCTCAAATGTTACTACTGTTCTTGTCTCTCATCAGTTAGTTGCCGAGCTGCTGGATACCGGGAATCTCGTTCTACGAGAATCATCGCCAAATTATAACCACAATGAAGGAAGGTATATTTGGCAGAGTTTTGATCACCCTACCAATACGTTGTTGCCGAAGATGCAATTTGGTGTGAATCTTAGAACAGGTAAGAAACAAACTATTACTTCATGGAAGAATAATTCTGATCCTTCCACAGGAGACTTTACGTTAGAGTTAGACCCGTACGTCATACCGCAACTCATTTTAAAGTACGGTGCTCAGAAGAAATGGCGAAGTGGCCCGTGGGTGGAGGAGTTTATAGGCATGGATCATCCTGATTCAGACTTCAAACTAGAGAAAGATTACTCGAAAG GAAAACAATGGCACGAGGAGAAGAAACAATGGCTTATCAGCTGGTCCTCTGACATTTATAACAAATGCGGGCCATTCGGAATATATAAGCAATACTCAAAAACCTGTAGTTGCATGAGAGGGTTCGAACCCAAATTTACAAATGAATGGAAAGATGGGAACTGGTCAGGTGGATGCTCGAGGAGAAAAGCTTTGCAGTGTGAGATGTTCAGCAGTGAAAGAAGTAAGGTAAAAGAAGCAGATGGGTTTTTGGAAGTGGATATGTGGAATGTGCCAGATTATTATCATTTGTCGCAAGGCATAAGCTACGTGCAGTGTCATGATAAATGTTTGCACGACTGTTCATGCATTGCGTACTCGTATAGCAATTACGATCCGAATTTTGGATGTATGTGGTGGACAAGAGATTTGATTGACGCACGTGAAACCTCTGAGCAGTTGGGTTTCAATCTTCACATTCGTGTTGCCAATTCTGAACTTG ATAAGGAATGGGACGTGAAGATAATTCTCAGAACTTCAGTTGTTATAGGAATAGTTTTAACCAGTGTCAGCTCATATTTTTGTTGGATTTTCACGAGAAAACAAGTTCGTTCTTGTTTGAGATGGATTGGTGATCAAAGTGGTTTCATATATTTATATTTCCTCTATTTGATAG GAAAAATGAAGAGAGGCATGCGAAAGAGCGTAGAATGGGAAAGAAAGAGGAGATACAGAACAAGGAAGAAGAAACGCATTGAAAGATCATTTGTCCATTCAGATGAGGATTATAGTTATGGAAGAGAACATTCAGATTCAGAAATGCTAATTGAAGAAAACACGGAGGTCAGAGTAATCGATTTTAAAACACTAGCTGTTGCAACAAACAATTTTAGTGAGGCCAATAAGCTTGGGCAGGGTGGTTTTGGTTCAGTGTATAAG GGAATGTTGCGTGATGGACAGGAGGAACAAGAGATAGCTGTTAAAAGACTTTCTATGAACTCTGAACAAGGCTCGCAAGAATTTAAAAACGAAGTCTCGGTGATCTCCAAACTACAGCATAGAAACCTTGTCAGACTTCTTGGCTGCTGTACTTATGGAGAAGAGAAGATGTTGATTTATGAATACATGCCCAACAAAAGCCTGGATGCATTTCTCTTCG ATCCTAAAATGCGTGGGTTGTTTGATTGGAAAAGGCGGTTCGAAATAATCCTAGGGATAGGTAGAGGGATTCTTTATCTTCATAGAGATTCTAGACTAAGAGTCATACATAGAGATCTGAAAGCTAGCAACATTTTGTTGGACGAAGAATTGAACCCTAAAATTTCAGACTTTGGCATGGCACGGATATTCGGAAGCAGTGAACTACTCCAAGCAAATACAAGAAAGGTTGCCGGAACGTT TGGATACATGTCTCCTGAGTACGTAATAGAGGGAAGGCTTTCGGAAAAGTCCGATGTTTTCAGTTTTGGAGTGTTGCTACTAGAGATTGTGAGCGGAAAGAAAAACTCTAGCCTCTGCAATCAGGAACTATCATTGAGGCTTTTAGCACAT GCATGGCAGCTGTGGAACGAGAACAATGCACTTGCCTTGGTTGATCCAACATTGGTGTTGTCAGAAACATCTTTTGAGGTTGAAATATTGAGATGCATTCATGTGGGTTTGTTGTGTGTAGAGGAATTTGCAGTAGATAGGCCAACTATGGCCACAACACTTTCTATGCTTACTAGCGAAATTGCAACTCTCCCTGCTCCAAAGAACCCTGCATTTACGGAAAGACGTTTTTCGTCAGATTCAAGTTCTTCCCGGAAGATATCTAATAACGATATTTCCATCACAATCCTTGGAGGACGCTGA
- the LOC113321241 gene encoding G-type lectin S-receptor-like serine/threonine-protein kinase At1g11330 isoform X6 yields MKEGDFTLELDPYVIPQLILKYGAQKKWRSGPWVEEFIGMDHPDSDFKLEKDYSKGTVFLSILYEDKSALSRIVLESDGKLTGKQWHEEKKQWLISWSSDIYNKCGPFGIYKQYSKTCSCMRGFEPKFTNEWKDGNWSGGCSRRKALQCEMFSSERSKVKEADGFLEVDMWNVPDYYHLSQGISYVQCHDKCLHDCSCIAYSYSNYDPNFGCMWWTRDLIDARETSEQLGFNLHIRVANSELDKEWDVKIILRTSVVIGIVLTSVSSYFCWIFTRKQVRSCLRWIGDQSGFIYLYFLYLIGKMKRGMRKSVEWERKRRYRTRKKKRIERSFVHSDEDYSYGREHSDSEMLIEENTEVRVIDFKTLAVATNNFSEANKLGQGGFGSVYKGMLRDGQEEQEIAVKRLSMNSEQGSQEFKNEVSVISKLQHRNLVRLLGCCTYGEEKMLIYEYMPNKSLDAFLFDPKMRGLFDWKRRFEIILGIGRGILYLHRDSRLRVIHRDLKASNILLDEELNPKISDFGMARIFGSSELLQANTRKVAGTFGYMSPEYVIEGRLSEKSDVFSFGVLLLEIVSGKKNSSLCNQELSLRLLAHAWQLWNENNALALVDPTLVLSETSFEVEILRCIHVGLLCVEEFAVDRPTMATTLSMLTSEIATLPAPKNPAFTERRFSSDSSSSRKISNNDISITILGGR; encoded by the exons ATGAAGGAAG GAGACTTTACGTTAGAGTTAGACCCGTACGTCATACCGCAACTCATTTTAAAGTACGGTGCTCAGAAGAAATGGCGAAGTGGCCCGTGGGTGGAGGAGTTTATAGGCATGGATCATCCTGATTCAGACTTCAAACTAGAGAAAGATTACTCGAAAGGTACTGTTTTCTTATCGATACTGTACGAGGACAAATCTGCTTTGTCGAGGATAGTTTTAGAATCTGATGGGAAACTAACAGGAAAACAATGGCACGAGGAGAAGAAACAATGGCTTATCAGCTGGTCCTCTGACATTTATAACAAATGCGGGCCATTCGGAATATATAAGCAATACTCAAAAACCTGTAGTTGCATGAGAGGGTTCGAACCCAAATTTACAAATGAATGGAAAGATGGGAACTGGTCAGGTGGATGCTCGAGGAGAAAAGCTTTGCAGTGTGAGATGTTCAGCAGTGAAAGAAGTAAGGTAAAAGAAGCAGATGGGTTTTTGGAAGTGGATATGTGGAATGTGCCAGATTATTATCATTTGTCGCAAGGCATAAGCTACGTGCAGTGTCATGATAAATGTTTGCACGACTGTTCATGCATTGCGTACTCGTATAGCAATTACGATCCGAATTTTGGATGTATGTGGTGGACAAGAGATTTGATTGACGCACGTGAAACCTCTGAGCAGTTGGGTTTCAATCTTCACATTCGTGTTGCCAATTCTGAACTTG ATAAGGAATGGGACGTGAAGATAATTCTCAGAACTTCAGTTGTTATAGGAATAGTTTTAACCAGTGTCAGCTCATATTTTTGTTGGATTTTCACGAGAAAACAAGTTCGTTCTTGTTTGAGATGGATTGGTGATCAAAGTGGTTTCATATATTTATATTTCCTCTATTTGATAG GAAAAATGAAGAGAGGCATGCGAAAGAGCGTAGAATGGGAAAGAAAGAGGAGATACAGAACAAGGAAGAAGAAACGCATTGAAAGATCATTTGTCCATTCAGATGAGGATTATAGTTATGGAAGAGAACATTCAGATTCAGAAATGCTAATTGAAGAAAACACGGAGGTCAGAGTAATCGATTTTAAAACACTAGCTGTTGCAACAAACAATTTTAGTGAGGCCAATAAGCTTGGGCAGGGTGGTTTTGGTTCAGTGTATAAG GGAATGTTGCGTGATGGACAGGAGGAACAAGAGATAGCTGTTAAAAGACTTTCTATGAACTCTGAACAAGGCTCGCAAGAATTTAAAAACGAAGTCTCGGTGATCTCCAAACTACAGCATAGAAACCTTGTCAGACTTCTTGGCTGCTGTACTTATGGAGAAGAGAAGATGTTGATTTATGAATACATGCCCAACAAAAGCCTGGATGCATTTCTCTTCG ATCCTAAAATGCGTGGGTTGTTTGATTGGAAAAGGCGGTTCGAAATAATCCTAGGGATAGGTAGAGGGATTCTTTATCTTCATAGAGATTCTAGACTAAGAGTCATACATAGAGATCTGAAAGCTAGCAACATTTTGTTGGACGAAGAATTGAACCCTAAAATTTCAGACTTTGGCATGGCACGGATATTCGGAAGCAGTGAACTACTCCAAGCAAATACAAGAAAGGTTGCCGGAACGTT TGGATACATGTCTCCTGAGTACGTAATAGAGGGAAGGCTTTCGGAAAAGTCCGATGTTTTCAGTTTTGGAGTGTTGCTACTAGAGATTGTGAGCGGAAAGAAAAACTCTAGCCTCTGCAATCAGGAACTATCATTGAGGCTTTTAGCACAT GCATGGCAGCTGTGGAACGAGAACAATGCACTTGCCTTGGTTGATCCAACATTGGTGTTGTCAGAAACATCTTTTGAGGTTGAAATATTGAGATGCATTCATGTGGGTTTGTTGTGTGTAGAGGAATTTGCAGTAGATAGGCCAACTATGGCCACAACACTTTCTATGCTTACTAGCGAAATTGCAACTCTCCCTGCTCCAAAGAACCCTGCATTTACGGAAAGACGTTTTTCGTCAGATTCAAGTTCTTCCCGGAAGATATCTAATAACGATATTTCCATCACAATCCTTGGAGGACGCTGA